A genomic window from Phoenix dactylifera cultivar Barhee BC4 unplaced genomic scaffold, palm_55x_up_171113_PBpolish2nd_filt_p 000007F, whole genome shotgun sequence includes:
- the LOC103705409 gene encoding protein FAR-RED IMPAIRED RESPONSE 1-like isoform X2, producing the protein MVLISEIRGDAPDEAEEEGRKEEETAEEELKVDEEKGTPEKPEEPEEPEEPAESVAAAGEVKESPAKGTEGSAAGQTLYNECALRVACIMRNYLYMRQAGVAVSGRGPPAGEAPAEHRCKAMMEVVGKVHGKWTVSKLVVEHNHELLPRQDAGKDGAGLVPVMGMEFESVEAAKAFYYEYGEKSGFKARTGSNRRSAGSGALIMQRFLCWRGNYLMYRKFTGTNAGKQKRGPYKKRARRLATAAAKKDGDVGEIIQVESSTEKVGVAGGDRGVEVHSGPPVKEQAVAEKDVGQKPPIPSIGMPAQAVAAAAGKDGEKQKDDGKAIPVANTAESRLLRELGVRVSRYTQEERRDIIIRYMMKRTNRQGVQRPVKVSSRRALAERRQRGIGGRFLRRDESQTSSRQDEKTEADPAVPAEDATNIGGEPNVGMVFANEDKAYEFYVKYAGTVGFSIRKGWWDKSSRNVTRSRVYVCSREGFRPKTVTNDEKKTRPETRTGCPARMAIKITPSGKYCISEFVADHNHQLAAPLDIQMLRSQRLLAKVQPGGRQSTSLIPADYRNYLRSKRMKDMKNGDAGALLEYLQKMKSKNPSFFYAIQVDEEDQLTNIFWADAQSMMDYHYFGDVVCFDTAYRTNDYDRPFALFFGVNHHKQITIFGAALLYDETVESFKWLFETFKTAMCRKQPRTVLTDRSAAVYDAIAAIWTGTMHRLCLWQIHQDAMKNLSHVFEGSETFALDFSRCLYDCEDKEEFLSAWETMLEKYDLKDNEWLRKLYEEREKWALVHAREIFCADIANTIRNENLNSVLKEYLKLETDLLSFFKQYDRLLEERRYAEQQADYHANQGTSRIPPLRLLWQAANVYTPAVFEMFRLEFELIMNCMVYSCGEVGTISQYVVTVKGKTKEHFVRFDSADGSAICSCKKFEFAGVQCFHVLKILDLRNTKELPLQYVLKRWTKDAKVGSARENHSFALDGDPKSSLPKRYSSLCGILYKLAARAAENAEAYSFMESQSDQLLEQVEHILQARLLEKSSPSTVSKGQPHNLVHNESNNGESPRAGGKKKKNGDARRKNQNGFESNKRQKGRQGLSGDAEITTRSDEPPAPSDEMPAQPRNPPNQFFAPSQFMQGSYVSGHQFGLSSVQGFHNMTQFSQVQESPATVLQQQPFHGNTELGQNDVQACPASDMHSLQFVGSNPQLGHQSSDQGHYSIPVWDFL; encoded by the exons ATGGTGCTGATTTCGGAGATTAGGGGCGATGCACCGgacgaggcggaggaggaggggcgaaAGGAGGAGGAGACAGCGGAAGAGGAGTTGAAGGTGGACGAGGAGAAGGGCACGCCGGAGAAGCCGGAGGAGCCGGAGGAGCCGGAGGAGCCGGCGGAGAGCGTGGCTGCCGCCGGAGAGGTGAAGGAATCCCCGGCCAAGGGGACGGAGGGGTCGGCGGCGGGGCAGACGCTCTACAATGAGTGCGCCCTCCGGGTGGCCTGCATCATGCGGAATTACCTCTATATGCGGCAGGCAGGCGTCGCCGTTTCCGGGAGGGGGCCGCCGGCGGGGGAGGCGCCGGCGGAGCACCGATGTAAGGCGATGATGGAGGTGGTCGGGAAGGTGCATGGGAAGTGGACAGTGTCGAAGCTCGTCGTGGAGCACAACCATGAGCTCTTGCCACGCCAGGATGCCGGTAAAGACGGTGCAGGATTGGTGCCGGTCATGGGCATGGAGTTTGAATCCGTGGAGGCTGCAAAGGCTTTCTATTATGAGTATGGTGAGAAGTCCGGCTTTAAGGCTCGGACGGGCTCCAACAGGCGGTCGGCGGGCAGTGGGGCTCTAATCATGCAGAGGTTCTTGTGTTGGAGAGGGAATTATCTTATGTACAGAAAGTTCACAGGTACTAATGCAGGGAAACAGAAGCGGGGACCATATAAGAAGAGAGCTCGCAGGTTGGCAACAGCCGCAGCAAAGAAAGATGGGGATGTGGGGGAGATCATCCAAGTTGAGAGTTCAACAGAGAAGGTAGGGGTGGCAGGCGGCGACCGTGGGGTCGAGGTCCATAGTGGTCCTCCAGTAAAAGAACAAGCAGTCGCGGAGAAGGATGTGGGGCAGAAACCTCCTATTCCATCTATTGGTATGCCAGCACAGGCAGTGGCAGCTGCTGCTGGGAAGGATGGTGAGAAGCAGAAAGATGATGGGAAGGCAATCCCAGTAGCCAATACTGCTGAGTCTCGGCTGCTAAGGGAACTTGGTGTAAGAGTGTCTCGATACACACAAGAGGAAAGGAGGGATATTATTATCAGATACATGATGAAGCGGACAAATAGGCAGGGTGTACAGAGGCCTGTTAAG GTTTCTTCACGACGAGCTTTGGCTGAAAGGCGCCAGCGAGGCATTGGAGGAAGGTTTCTTAGAAGAGATGAGTCACAG ACTTCTAGTAGACAGGATGAAAAGACAGAAGCAGATCCAGCTGTCCCTGCTGAAGATGCTACAAATATAGGAGGGGAGCCAAATGTTGGCATGGTGTTTGCAAATGAAGATAAGGCTTACGAGTTCTATGTTAAATATGCTGGAACTGTTGGTTTCAGTATTAGAAAAGGTTGGTGGGATAAATCTTCAAGAAATGTAACTAGATCAAGAGTTTATGTGTGCTCAAGAGAAGGATTCCGCCCAAAGACTGTGacaaatgatgaaaaaaaaacacGTCCAGAAACCAGAACTGGTTGTCCTGCACGCATGGCAATCAAAATTACACCTAGTGGTAAATACTGCATCAGTGAATTTGTAGCTGACCACAATCATCAGCTTGCAGCTCCATTGGATATTCAAATGTTAAGGTCACAGAGACTTTTAGCTAAGGTTCAACCTGGAGGCCGTCAAAGTACCAGTCTAATTCCTGCTGATTACAGAAACTATCTCAGGTCAAAGCGAATGAAGGACATGAAGAATGGTGATGCAGGGGCCCTGCTCGAATACTTGCAAAAGATGAAAAGTAAAAACCCATCTTTTTTTTATGCCATACAagttgatgaagaagatcaattgACAAACATATTCTGGGCGGATGCACAATCTATGATGGACTATCACTACTTTGGTGATGTAGTATGTTTTGACACAGCTTACAGAACCAATGATTACGACAGGCCTTTTGCATTATTTTTTGGTGTTAATCATCATAAACAAATCACTATCTTTGGTGCTGCATTACTATACGATGAAACTGTAGAATCCTTCAAATGGTTGTTTGAGACTTTCAAGACTGCAATGTGCAGAAAACAACCGAGAACAGTTTTGACAGACCGGTCTGCTGCAGTGTATGATGCAATAGCTGCTATATGGACAGGCACAATGCATCGCCTATGCTTGTGGCAGATCCACCAAGATGCCATGAAGAACTTAAGTCATGTTTTTGAAGGCTCAGAAACTTTTGCATTAGATTTTAGTAGATGTTTGTATGATTGTGAAGATAAGGAGGAGTTCCTATCAGCATGGGAAACAATGTTAGAGAAGTATGATCTAAAGGACAATGAATGGTTGCGTAAGTTATATGAGGAAAGGGAGAAGTGGGCTTTGGTGCACGCACGTGAAATTTTTTGTGCAGACATTGCAAATACAATAAGAAATGAAAACTTGAACAGTGTACTAAAGGAATACTTGAAACTAGAGACAGATCTTTTATCCTTTTTCAAGCAGTATGATAGATTACTGGAAGAGCGACGATATGCAGAACAACAAGCTGATTATCATGCAAATCAAGGGACTTCTAGAATACCTCCTTTGCGCTTACTGTGGCAAGCTGCAAATGTTTATACTCCTGCAGTTTTTGAAatgtttagattagaatttGAATTGATAATGAATTGTATGGTTTATAGTTGTGGTGAGGTCGGGACAATATCTCAGTATGTGGTTACTGTCAAGGGTAAAACTAAAGAGCATTTTGTTAGATTTGACTCTGCAGATGGTTCGGCCATTTGCAGCTGCAAAAAGTTTGAATTTGCTGGGGTTCAATGCTTCCATGTGCTGAAAATACttgatttaagaaatactaaagaactcCCACTTCAATATGTCTTGAAGAGGTGGACAAAGGATGCAAAAGTTGGGTCGGCAAGAGAGAATCATAGCTTTGCACTTGATGGTGACCCGAAGTCATCACTACCTAAGCGTTACAGCTCGTTATGCGGCATATTGTACAAACTTGCAGCAAGAGCTGCAGAAAATGCAGAGGCATATTCATTCATGGAAAGCCAATCAGATCAGCTGTTGGAACAGGTTGAGCATATTTTGCAAGCAAGACTTCTTGAGAAGTCTTCCCCAAGCACTGTTTCGAAGGGTCAACCACACAATCTGGTTCACAATGAAAGTAATAATGGCGAATCTCCCAGGGCAGgtgggaaaaagaagaagaatggagATGCTCGTCGTAAGAATCAGAACGGGTTTGAGTCAAATAAACGGCAAAAAGGAAGACAAG GACTATCTGGTGATGCAGAAATTACAACTAGGAGTGATGAACCACCTGCACCATCAGATGAGATGCCGGCTCAACCCAGGAATCCTCCAAATCAGTTCTTTGCACCTAGTCAGTTCATGCAG GGATCTTATGTTTCCGGTCATCAATTTGGATTAAGTTCTGTTCAAGGTTTTCATAACATGACACAATTTAGTCAG GTGCAAGAGTCTCCGGCCACTGTGCTGCAGCAACAACCATTCCATGGCAACACTGAGTTAGGCCAG aatgaTGTGCAGGCCTGCCCAGCTTCGGACATGCACTCCCTGCAATTTGTTGGGAGCAATCCGCAACTGGGCCACCAGAGCAGTGATCAGGGCCATTATTCAATACCAGTATGGGACTTTCTATGA
- the LOC103705409 gene encoding protein FAR-RED IMPAIRED RESPONSE 1-like isoform X1, with product MVLISEIRGDAPDEAEEEGRKEEETAEEELKVDEEKGTPEKPEEPEEPEEPAESVAAAGEVKESPAKGTEGSAAGQTLYNECALRVACIMRNYLYMRQAGVAVSGRGPPAGEAPAEHRCKAMMEVVGKVHGKWTVSKLVVEHNHELLPRQDAGKDGAGLVPVMGMEFESVEAAKAFYYEYGEKSGFKARTGSNRRSAGSGALIMQRFLCWRGNYLMYRKFTGTNAGKQKRGPYKKRARRLATAAAKKDGDVGEIIQVESSTEKVGVAGGDRGVEVHSGPPVKEQAVAEKDVGQKPPIPSIGMPAQAVAAAAGKDGEKQKDDGKAIPVANTAESRLLRELGVRVSRYTQEERRDIIIRYMMKRTNRQGVQRPVKQYASSLQVSSRRALAERRQRGIGGRFLRRDESQTSSRQDEKTEADPAVPAEDATNIGGEPNVGMVFANEDKAYEFYVKYAGTVGFSIRKGWWDKSSRNVTRSRVYVCSREGFRPKTVTNDEKKTRPETRTGCPARMAIKITPSGKYCISEFVADHNHQLAAPLDIQMLRSQRLLAKVQPGGRQSTSLIPADYRNYLRSKRMKDMKNGDAGALLEYLQKMKSKNPSFFYAIQVDEEDQLTNIFWADAQSMMDYHYFGDVVCFDTAYRTNDYDRPFALFFGVNHHKQITIFGAALLYDETVESFKWLFETFKTAMCRKQPRTVLTDRSAAVYDAIAAIWTGTMHRLCLWQIHQDAMKNLSHVFEGSETFALDFSRCLYDCEDKEEFLSAWETMLEKYDLKDNEWLRKLYEEREKWALVHAREIFCADIANTIRNENLNSVLKEYLKLETDLLSFFKQYDRLLEERRYAEQQADYHANQGTSRIPPLRLLWQAANVYTPAVFEMFRLEFELIMNCMVYSCGEVGTISQYVVTVKGKTKEHFVRFDSADGSAICSCKKFEFAGVQCFHVLKILDLRNTKELPLQYVLKRWTKDAKVGSARENHSFALDGDPKSSLPKRYSSLCGILYKLAARAAENAEAYSFMESQSDQLLEQVEHILQARLLEKSSPSTVSKGQPHNLVHNESNNGESPRAGGKKKKNGDARRKNQNGFESNKRQKGRQGLSGDAEITTRSDEPPAPSDEMPAQPRNPPNQFFAPSQFMQGSYVSGHQFGLSSVQGFHNMTQFSQVQESPATVLQQQPFHGNTELGQNDVQACPASDMHSLQFVGSNPQLGHQSSDQGHYSIPVWDFL from the exons ATGGTGCTGATTTCGGAGATTAGGGGCGATGCACCGgacgaggcggaggaggaggggcgaaAGGAGGAGGAGACAGCGGAAGAGGAGTTGAAGGTGGACGAGGAGAAGGGCACGCCGGAGAAGCCGGAGGAGCCGGAGGAGCCGGAGGAGCCGGCGGAGAGCGTGGCTGCCGCCGGAGAGGTGAAGGAATCCCCGGCCAAGGGGACGGAGGGGTCGGCGGCGGGGCAGACGCTCTACAATGAGTGCGCCCTCCGGGTGGCCTGCATCATGCGGAATTACCTCTATATGCGGCAGGCAGGCGTCGCCGTTTCCGGGAGGGGGCCGCCGGCGGGGGAGGCGCCGGCGGAGCACCGATGTAAGGCGATGATGGAGGTGGTCGGGAAGGTGCATGGGAAGTGGACAGTGTCGAAGCTCGTCGTGGAGCACAACCATGAGCTCTTGCCACGCCAGGATGCCGGTAAAGACGGTGCAGGATTGGTGCCGGTCATGGGCATGGAGTTTGAATCCGTGGAGGCTGCAAAGGCTTTCTATTATGAGTATGGTGAGAAGTCCGGCTTTAAGGCTCGGACGGGCTCCAACAGGCGGTCGGCGGGCAGTGGGGCTCTAATCATGCAGAGGTTCTTGTGTTGGAGAGGGAATTATCTTATGTACAGAAAGTTCACAGGTACTAATGCAGGGAAACAGAAGCGGGGACCATATAAGAAGAGAGCTCGCAGGTTGGCAACAGCCGCAGCAAAGAAAGATGGGGATGTGGGGGAGATCATCCAAGTTGAGAGTTCAACAGAGAAGGTAGGGGTGGCAGGCGGCGACCGTGGGGTCGAGGTCCATAGTGGTCCTCCAGTAAAAGAACAAGCAGTCGCGGAGAAGGATGTGGGGCAGAAACCTCCTATTCCATCTATTGGTATGCCAGCACAGGCAGTGGCAGCTGCTGCTGGGAAGGATGGTGAGAAGCAGAAAGATGATGGGAAGGCAATCCCAGTAGCCAATACTGCTGAGTCTCGGCTGCTAAGGGAACTTGGTGTAAGAGTGTCTCGATACACACAAGAGGAAAGGAGGGATATTATTATCAGATACATGATGAAGCGGACAAATAGGCAGGGTGTACAGAGGCCTGTTAAG CAATACGCTTCTTCTTTGCAGGTTTCTTCACGACGAGCTTTGGCTGAAAGGCGCCAGCGAGGCATTGGAGGAAGGTTTCTTAGAAGAGATGAGTCACAG ACTTCTAGTAGACAGGATGAAAAGACAGAAGCAGATCCAGCTGTCCCTGCTGAAGATGCTACAAATATAGGAGGGGAGCCAAATGTTGGCATGGTGTTTGCAAATGAAGATAAGGCTTACGAGTTCTATGTTAAATATGCTGGAACTGTTGGTTTCAGTATTAGAAAAGGTTGGTGGGATAAATCTTCAAGAAATGTAACTAGATCAAGAGTTTATGTGTGCTCAAGAGAAGGATTCCGCCCAAAGACTGTGacaaatgatgaaaaaaaaacacGTCCAGAAACCAGAACTGGTTGTCCTGCACGCATGGCAATCAAAATTACACCTAGTGGTAAATACTGCATCAGTGAATTTGTAGCTGACCACAATCATCAGCTTGCAGCTCCATTGGATATTCAAATGTTAAGGTCACAGAGACTTTTAGCTAAGGTTCAACCTGGAGGCCGTCAAAGTACCAGTCTAATTCCTGCTGATTACAGAAACTATCTCAGGTCAAAGCGAATGAAGGACATGAAGAATGGTGATGCAGGGGCCCTGCTCGAATACTTGCAAAAGATGAAAAGTAAAAACCCATCTTTTTTTTATGCCATACAagttgatgaagaagatcaattgACAAACATATTCTGGGCGGATGCACAATCTATGATGGACTATCACTACTTTGGTGATGTAGTATGTTTTGACACAGCTTACAGAACCAATGATTACGACAGGCCTTTTGCATTATTTTTTGGTGTTAATCATCATAAACAAATCACTATCTTTGGTGCTGCATTACTATACGATGAAACTGTAGAATCCTTCAAATGGTTGTTTGAGACTTTCAAGACTGCAATGTGCAGAAAACAACCGAGAACAGTTTTGACAGACCGGTCTGCTGCAGTGTATGATGCAATAGCTGCTATATGGACAGGCACAATGCATCGCCTATGCTTGTGGCAGATCCACCAAGATGCCATGAAGAACTTAAGTCATGTTTTTGAAGGCTCAGAAACTTTTGCATTAGATTTTAGTAGATGTTTGTATGATTGTGAAGATAAGGAGGAGTTCCTATCAGCATGGGAAACAATGTTAGAGAAGTATGATCTAAAGGACAATGAATGGTTGCGTAAGTTATATGAGGAAAGGGAGAAGTGGGCTTTGGTGCACGCACGTGAAATTTTTTGTGCAGACATTGCAAATACAATAAGAAATGAAAACTTGAACAGTGTACTAAAGGAATACTTGAAACTAGAGACAGATCTTTTATCCTTTTTCAAGCAGTATGATAGATTACTGGAAGAGCGACGATATGCAGAACAACAAGCTGATTATCATGCAAATCAAGGGACTTCTAGAATACCTCCTTTGCGCTTACTGTGGCAAGCTGCAAATGTTTATACTCCTGCAGTTTTTGAAatgtttagattagaatttGAATTGATAATGAATTGTATGGTTTATAGTTGTGGTGAGGTCGGGACAATATCTCAGTATGTGGTTACTGTCAAGGGTAAAACTAAAGAGCATTTTGTTAGATTTGACTCTGCAGATGGTTCGGCCATTTGCAGCTGCAAAAAGTTTGAATTTGCTGGGGTTCAATGCTTCCATGTGCTGAAAATACttgatttaagaaatactaaagaactcCCACTTCAATATGTCTTGAAGAGGTGGACAAAGGATGCAAAAGTTGGGTCGGCAAGAGAGAATCATAGCTTTGCACTTGATGGTGACCCGAAGTCATCACTACCTAAGCGTTACAGCTCGTTATGCGGCATATTGTACAAACTTGCAGCAAGAGCTGCAGAAAATGCAGAGGCATATTCATTCATGGAAAGCCAATCAGATCAGCTGTTGGAACAGGTTGAGCATATTTTGCAAGCAAGACTTCTTGAGAAGTCTTCCCCAAGCACTGTTTCGAAGGGTCAACCACACAATCTGGTTCACAATGAAAGTAATAATGGCGAATCTCCCAGGGCAGgtgggaaaaagaagaagaatggagATGCTCGTCGTAAGAATCAGAACGGGTTTGAGTCAAATAAACGGCAAAAAGGAAGACAAG GACTATCTGGTGATGCAGAAATTACAACTAGGAGTGATGAACCACCTGCACCATCAGATGAGATGCCGGCTCAACCCAGGAATCCTCCAAATCAGTTCTTTGCACCTAGTCAGTTCATGCAG GGATCTTATGTTTCCGGTCATCAATTTGGATTAAGTTCTGTTCAAGGTTTTCATAACATGACACAATTTAGTCAG GTGCAAGAGTCTCCGGCCACTGTGCTGCAGCAACAACCATTCCATGGCAACACTGAGTTAGGCCAG aatgaTGTGCAGGCCTGCCCAGCTTCGGACATGCACTCCCTGCAATTTGTTGGGAGCAATCCGCAACTGGGCCACCAGAGCAGTGATCAGGGCCATTATTCAATACCAGTATGGGACTTTCTATGA
- the LOC103705410 gene encoding LOB domain-containing protein 4, which yields MRELGRKQGTVSPCAACKLLRRRCAQDCIFAPYFPADEPQKFANVHKVFGASNVSKLLQELPAHHRSDAVSSLVYEANARVRDPVYGCVGAISSLQRQIEALQTQLAIAQAEMVHLRTRHAAYLAHLSSRSPMVVGMTSTGAGTASSSMSLPKQQLMKPDQHGPKPLFALDMVMVDQTSLGEPPIWSC from the exons ATGAGGGAGTTGGGGAGGAAACAGGGGACGGTGTCGCCCTGCGCCGCGTGCAAGCTGCTACGGCGACGGTGTGCGCAGGACTGCATCTTCGCGCCGTACTTCCCGGCCGACGAGCCGCAGAAGTTTGCCAACGTGCACAAGGTCTTTGGAGCTAGCAATGTCAGCAAGCTCCtgcag GAGCTGCCGGCGCACCACCGGAGCGACGCCGTGAGCAGCTTGGTTTATGAAGCAAATGCTCGTGTCCGAGATCCAGTTTACGGATGTGTTGGAGCCATCTCCTCCCTCCAGCGCCAGATCGAGGCCCTCCAGACCCAATTGGCCATTGCACAGGCTGAGATGGTCCACCTCCGAACGCGCCACGCCGCCTACCTCGCCCACCTCAGCTCCCGGAGTCCCATGGTGGTGGGGATGACGAGCACCGGTGCCGGCACCGCCTCCTCGTCCATGTCGTTGCCCAAGCAGCAACTGATGAAGCCTGACCAACATGGACCCAAGCCTCTTTTCGCCCTTGACATGGTCATGGTCGACCAGACCAGCTTGGGCGAACCACCGATATGGTCTTGCTAG